One genomic window of Cucurbita pepo subsp. pepo cultivar mu-cu-16 unplaced genomic scaffold, ASM280686v2 Cp4.1_scaffold002044, whole genome shotgun sequence includes the following:
- the LOC111786579 gene encoding zinc finger protein 511-like yields MEVEAQSEFPYWKPFQRRFDPDSPFFASGNAEREILAKQVALDLTEDEKLQLHNMVVDVGRKIFCPIVGCGAHLKSLDDFEDHYNSRHTASCSVCPRVYPTSRLLSLHVSEAHDSFFQAKVARGYDMYECLVEGCGLKFKSYKSRQQHLVDKHKFSASFEFFKKAPPSKKQRQKLYRKQVLQPREETSKMEVENETMDGLILGVSKLSTSDSTPSSVSFGRRHTRGLTFVPRAVQREKVSDSSTAGSNK; encoded by the exons ATGGAAGTTGAAGCACAATCGGAGTTTCCGTACTGGAAGCCTTTCCAACGGAGGTTCGACCCTGATTCTCCCTTCTTCGCCTCTGGAAATGCCGAGCGCGAAATCTTAGCCAAACAG GTTGCCTTGGATTTAACCGAAGATGAAAAGCTCCAGCTTCATAATATGGTAGTTGATGTCGGCAG GAAAATCTTTTGCCCAATAGTCGGTTGTGGTGCGCACTTGAAATCGCTGGATGACTTTGAAGATCACTACAATTCACGGCATACTGCCTCTTGTTCAGTTTGCCCAAGAGTATATCCAACATCACGACTGCTTAGTCTGCATGTGTCTGAGGCACACGACTCGTTCTTTCAAGCCAAAGTTGCTCGTGGCTATGACATG TATGAATGCCTGGTGGAAGGTTGTGGTTTGAAGTTCAAGAGCTACAAAAGCAGGCAGCAGCATCTAGTGGACAAGCATAAGTTTTCTGCTTCATTTGAATTCTTTAAGAAGGCTCCTCCTTCTAAGAAACAAAGACAGAAATTATATCGAAAACAAGTTCTTCAACCAAGGGAAGAAACTTCCAAAATGGAAGTCGAGAATGAAACTATGGATGGCCTCATTTTGGGAGTATCTAAACTAAGTACTTCGGACTCAACTCCATCATCAGTCAGCTTTGGCCGAAGGCACACTCGAGGGTTAACGTTTGTTCCTCGAGCAGTTCAGCGTGAAAAGGTTTCAGACTCCTCAACAGCAggatcaaacaaataa